The Cyclobacteriaceae bacterium genome includes a region encoding these proteins:
- a CDS encoding efflux RND transporter periplasmic adaptor subunit: protein MEQSTETSSRKIIIGGLALLILIAAGVVLLFFKQRMGIAAEREVREAKVLAGPTVKVTKAALSKGGREFTLLGEVRPFQSVTLYARTSGYMDRINVDKGDVVTKGQVIATIIAPEIDQEYNSIAADVENKKKILSRDQSLLEKNFISSQEKEQSETALRMSEARLRSITEQKEYRTLRAPFSGTVTARYADAGALLQNATNASSGALPVVMISQLDKVRIYVYVEQKDASYIKVGYPVEVVLFENATEKISATVTRISGELDSKTKMMLTEIDLDNKDSKVIPGSFVQIRIQSPGAPKLQMPREALIIKDGKYFVATLNADNAIHFQSVKIGENTGDKITVLEGVTDKETIALNIGDSLEEGQKVIIKP, encoded by the coding sequence ATGGAACAATCAACGGAAACATCTTCACGAAAAATTATTATTGGCGGATTGGCGCTATTGATCCTGATTGCTGCAGGAGTGGTTCTTTTATTCTTCAAGCAAAGGATGGGTATTGCCGCGGAGCGTGAAGTTCGGGAGGCAAAAGTTCTGGCAGGTCCTACTGTAAAAGTTACAAAGGCAGCCCTGTCCAAAGGTGGCAGAGAGTTTACGCTGCTTGGTGAAGTAAGGCCTTTTCAATCTGTGACTTTATATGCCCGTACCAGCGGATACATGGATAGGATAAATGTTGATAAAGGTGATGTTGTCACCAAAGGTCAGGTGATTGCTACGATCATTGCGCCGGAAATTGATCAGGAGTATAATTCAATTGCTGCGGATGTTGAGAACAAAAAGAAGATACTAAGTCGCGATCAGTCGCTGCTGGAGAAAAATTTCATATCCTCTCAGGAAAAGGAACAATCCGAAACTGCATTGAGAATGTCAGAGGCGAGGTTAAGATCAATTACTGAGCAAAAGGAATACAGAACCCTTCGTGCTCCGTTTTCCGGAACCGTCACTGCCCGTTATGCTGATGCTGGTGCATTGCTGCAGAACGCTACCAATGCGTCATCAGGTGCTTTGCCGGTAGTAATGATATCTCAGTTGGATAAAGTAAGGATTTATGTCTATGTCGAGCAGAAAGACGCATCCTATATTAAAGTGGGCTATCCGGTGGAGGTGGTTCTTTTTGAAAATGCAACAGAGAAAATATCCGCCACGGTAACGCGCATCTCCGGTGAGCTTGACTCCAAAACCAAAATGATGCTGACAGAAATCGATCTTGATAATAAGGACAGTAAAGTCATTCCTGGAAGCTTTGTTCAGATAAGAATTCAATCACCCGGTGCACCGAAACTTCAGATGCCCCGTGAAGCTTTGATCATAAAGGATGGAAAATATTTTGTGGCAACACTCAACGCTGATAATGCTATTCATTTTCAATCTGTTAAAATAGGGGAGAACACGGGCGACAAAATTACCGTGCTGGAAGGTGTTACAGACAAAGAAACCATTGCTTTGAACATTGGCGACAGTCTTGAAGAAGGGCAAAAAGTTATCATTAAACCGTGA
- a CDS encoding efflux RND transporter permease subunit — MWIVRLALRRPYTIGVLAFFILIMGVLSIRRMLVDIFPVIDIPVVAMVWSYPGLSADEVEKRVTLISERGISTTVNRVERIESQSYPGIAYLKVYFQQGTDIGAAIAQMTAVSNTSVRNMPPGMQPPGILQFNASNLPVAQLTLSSKTLTEDRMYDYGLNFIRLRLFTIPGLSTPWPYGGKTRMIIVDVDPVALGAKGLSPSDVLAAIQASNVIIPAGTARIGGTEYNVALNSSAETIEQFGDIPVKIVNGIPVRLGDVAKVSDSFADQTNIVRVNRNRATYLTILKKSNASTLAVVEAARDIIPSIKEVAPEGLDMQVDFDQSVFVKNSIESVLHEGVAASVLVSLMILFFLGSWRSVIIVCTSIPLAILVSIIGLNLTGNSINIMTLGGLSLAIGMLVDDATVTVENIHRNRLLGKPLTVAILDGAREISVPALMATLAICIVFFPVILLTGPSRFLFTPMALSVVLAMLASYVLSRTLVVTLSRMFMEHEHLHHDTLAPGHTKPKFSQRFNAWRDKGFDRFRESYGRLLHSMLINKRFTLTVAILILVFSSGLLFVVGTDFFPSTDTGLMKLHFRAPSGTRIEETEKLVDQAEDRIQQIIPADELQAINDMIGQPSSVNTAFVSTDNSSGMDADILISLKEGHKPTREYMQKIRDDFSVNFPGCVVYFQSADIVTQVLNFGLSSPINIQVQFPNYVVAYQYARKLRDEVMKIPGTQDVNIRQVLDYPTLKLNVDRVRAAQLGLTQRDVANDMLISLSSSSLVSPSFFINPSNNVNYPVAVKVPMAKLNSVERLMASPINSANTPITRNSPRGLLDVPMSQTQSLGNISTLSTESRFNIISHYTVARVIDINCNVDGRDLGSVSSEIQAKIDELKDLPAGMKISVRGQSQEMNNSFRTLGLGMVLAIALVYLLMVVLFQSWLDPFIIMIAVPGAFVGILWMLAITGTTINVVSLMGSIVAIGIAVSNSILLVSFANEIRLNSSISAFDAALEAGKTRLRPVLMTAIAMVLGMIPMAIGSGTGGEQNAPLGRAVIGGLLVATVVTLFVVPVVYSILRTQEPPIHTLDLKFDEESKGAEQ, encoded by the coding sequence ATGTGGATCGTACGACTGGCTTTACGCAGACCCTATACTATCGGCGTATTGGCCTTTTTTATTCTCATCATGGGAGTGCTTTCCATCCGCAGGATGCTGGTCGATATCTTCCCGGTTATTGACATTCCTGTAGTTGCTATGGTGTGGTCTTACCCTGGACTTTCTGCCGACGAAGTTGAGAAGCGCGTCACACTCATCAGTGAAAGAGGAATATCAACAACTGTCAATAGAGTGGAGCGAATTGAATCACAATCCTATCCGGGCATAGCCTATCTTAAAGTTTATTTTCAACAGGGAACAGACATCGGTGCTGCCATTGCCCAGATGACTGCAGTGTCAAATACTTCCGTTCGAAACATGCCTCCAGGAATGCAGCCACCTGGAATTTTGCAGTTCAATGCTTCCAATCTCCCGGTAGCGCAGCTTACTCTCAGCAGTAAAACACTGACAGAAGATCGCATGTATGATTACGGTCTGAATTTTATCCGACTAAGACTTTTTACAATTCCGGGATTATCAACACCATGGCCGTATGGCGGTAAAACCCGTATGATCATAGTAGATGTTGATCCTGTTGCGTTGGGAGCAAAAGGTCTATCTCCATCAGACGTGCTCGCTGCTATTCAGGCTTCCAATGTGATTATCCCCGCTGGAACAGCACGAATCGGAGGTACGGAATATAATGTTGCTCTTAATTCAAGTGCTGAGACGATTGAACAATTTGGAGATATTCCTGTAAAGATTGTCAACGGAATTCCTGTCAGGCTTGGGGATGTTGCAAAAGTATCCGACAGCTTTGCGGATCAGACGAATATTGTAAGGGTAAATCGTAACCGGGCAACTTATCTCACGATCTTAAAGAAATCAAACGCTTCTACTCTTGCCGTGGTGGAAGCGGCGCGAGACATCATTCCCTCTATTAAAGAGGTTGCTCCGGAAGGACTGGACATGCAGGTTGACTTTGATCAATCTGTCTTTGTAAAAAATTCTATTGAGAGCGTTTTACACGAAGGAGTAGCAGCCTCTGTTCTTGTGTCACTTATGATATTGTTTTTCCTTGGAAGCTGGAGAAGTGTGATCATTGTTTGTACTTCGATACCACTGGCAATCCTCGTTTCCATCATAGGATTAAACCTTACTGGAAACTCAATTAACATCATGACCTTGGGAGGCCTTTCCCTTGCCATTGGTATGCTGGTGGACGATGCCACGGTTACGGTTGAAAATATTCACAGGAACAGACTATTGGGTAAACCTTTAACAGTAGCAATCCTCGATGGAGCACGCGAGATTTCTGTTCCGGCATTGATGGCTACTCTGGCTATTTGCATTGTATTCTTCCCAGTTATTCTGCTCACAGGTCCATCGCGATTCCTGTTTACACCTATGGCCTTGTCCGTTGTGCTGGCAATGCTTGCTTCCTATGTGTTGTCACGCACATTGGTGGTAACGCTTTCACGGATGTTCATGGAACACGAGCATCTTCATCATGATACATTGGCACCTGGTCATACAAAGCCGAAATTTTCACAGCGCTTTAATGCATGGAGAGATAAAGGATTCGATCGGTTCAGGGAAAGTTATGGAAGACTGCTCCACAGCATGTTGATCAACAAAAGATTTACGCTGACCGTCGCGATTCTTATCCTGGTATTTTCATCTGGTTTGTTATTTGTCGTGGGTACGGATTTCTTTCCATCAACCGATACGGGTTTGATGAAGCTCCATTTCAGGGCACCTTCAGGAACAAGGATTGAAGAAACCGAAAAACTTGTTGATCAGGCAGAAGACCGCATTCAACAGATCATTCCTGCTGACGAACTTCAGGCGATCAATGACATGATCGGCCAGCCGTCTTCTGTTAATACGGCTTTTGTGAGCACAGATAATTCAAGCGGAATGGACGCTGACATTCTTATCTCTTTAAAAGAAGGCCACAAGCCAACGCGCGAGTACATGCAGAAAATCCGTGATGACTTTAGTGTCAACTTCCCTGGATGCGTTGTTTATTTTCAGTCAGCGGATATTGTCACTCAGGTTCTGAATTTCGGATTATCATCACCAATTAATATTCAGGTACAGTTTCCTAACTATGTTGTCGCATATCAGTACGCGCGAAAGCTTCGTGATGAAGTGATGAAGATTCCCGGCACGCAGGACGTTAATATCCGGCAGGTATTGGATTATCCTACTCTGAAGTTGAATGTGGATCGTGTGCGTGCGGCTCAATTAGGTCTTACCCAAAGGGATGTTGCCAATGACATGCTGATATCACTGTCCTCAAGTTCACTGGTTTCTCCATCATTTTTTATCAACCCCTCCAATAATGTCAATTATCCTGTGGCAGTAAAGGTACCGATGGCTAAGCTGAATTCAGTAGAAAGATTGATGGCATCGCCCATTAATTCAGCCAACACACCTATTACCAGAAACAGTCCGCGTGGCTTATTGGATGTCCCCATGTCGCAGACACAATCATTGGGGAATATCTCGACGTTGTCAACAGAGAGCAGGTTTAATATTATCAGTCATTACACGGTGGCAAGAGTAATTGATATCAATTGCAACGTTGATGGACGTGATCTCGGTTCGGTCTCATCTGAAATTCAGGCGAAGATCGATGAGCTAAAAGATCTCCCTGCCGGAATGAAAATATCCGTTCGGGGACAAAGCCAGGAAATGAATAACTCGTTCCGCACGCTGGGACTGGGAATGGTGCTTGCCATTGCATTGGTCTATCTGCTGATGGTTGTTCTTTTTCAATCGTGGCTGGATCCATTCATCATAATGATTGCGGTTCCGGGTGCATTTGTTGGTATTTTGTGGATGCTGGCAATAACAGGAACGACGATCAATGTAGTATCGCTGATGGGTTCCATTGTTGCTATTGGAATAGCTGTTTCCAATTCGATCCTGTTGGTAAGTTTTGCAAACGAGATACGATTGAATTCAAGTATATCAGCATTCGATGCAGCATTGGAAGCAGGTAAAACAAGATTGCGTCCTGTGCTCATGACAGCCATTGCGATGGTGTTGGGGATGATTCCGATGGCAATTGGATCAGGAACGGGTGGTGAGCAAAATGCGCCGTTAGGTCGCGCAGTAATAGGAGGGTTGCTTGTGGCTACAGTCGTTACACTTTTTGTGGTTCCTGTTGTGTATTCGATTTTGCGTACGCAGGAGCCTCCGATACATACATTGGATTTAAAATTTGACGAAGAGTCTAAGGGAGCGGAGCAGTAA
- a CDS encoding BON domain-containing protein has protein sequence MRTNYPSLGIRNRSRHDYGEWGNGSFTQNTSQREFDRVNSNYDRNEQDSIYNESSDKRRTRYDVDQDEKPTWGRTNNEAYIWENSGRQEHHNTSRWPESNEGLHRGKGPKGYKRTDERIQEDIHDRLTYDNFVDASNIEVSVKAGEVTLTGTVAERSEKRRAEDLAEQVSGVIHLENRLRVDSSFNQSDKNESEHHYKSLIRSHH, from the coding sequence ATGAGAACGAATTATCCATCGCTCGGCATAAGAAACCGTAGCAGACATGATTATGGTGAATGGGGAAATGGAAGTTTTACCCAGAACACCTCACAACGTGAATTCGATCGCGTGAACTCAAATTACGACAGGAACGAACAGGATAGTATTTATAATGAATCATCTGACAAGAGGCGTACACGGTATGACGTTGATCAGGATGAGAAACCAACCTGGGGACGTACTAATAATGAAGCATATATCTGGGAAAATTCCGGAAGACAGGAACATCACAATACCTCCCGCTGGCCGGAATCCAATGAAGGATTGCATCGTGGAAAAGGTCCTAAAGGATATAAGCGTACCGACGAACGAATTCAGGAAGATATCCATGATCGCCTTACGTACGACAATTTTGTTGACGCTTCCAATATTGAAGTGTCAGTTAAAGCCGGGGAAGTAACATTAACCGGGACAGTTGCTGAAAGATCAGAAAAACGAAGGGCAGAAGATCTTGCCGAACAGGTTTCAGGTGTCATTCATCTTGAGAATCGTCTTCGGGTAGATAGTAGCTTTAATCAATCCGATAAAAATGAATCAGAGCATCACTATAAATCTCTGATAAGATCCCATCATTAA